One Vidua macroura isolate BioBank_ID:100142 chromosome 35, ASM2450914v1, whole genome shotgun sequence genomic region harbors:
- the ZNF513 gene encoding zinc finger protein 513 isoform X4, whose protein sequence is MPRRKQSHPQPVKDTLVGKIAIPAYALSDDDCSSGYQQLSVESDPEEGGEPGPAALPCRQCGLQLAASLGQSCLQCAGAEGGRSQRIVYSCQLCPFASHYSSHLKRHMKTHNGEKPFACPQCAYASAQLVNLTRHLRTHTGEKPYRCTCCSFACSSLGNLKRHERVHSQDKPFQCAACDYRCNQSRNLKRHMLSHRLPEGEGPHRRDKDPEPLLPELSLHVGSGSGPFLPGCARLRGEEAAALPELLFPFTCRMCGLVLDDGFAQDEGLAEQVCGRCSLAVLGTEPGASPRKGTGDKGFACSLCPFVTHYPNHLARHMKTHSGEKPFACPLCPYASAHLDNLKRHQRVHTGEKPYKCQLCDYACGNLANLKRHGRIHSGDKPFQCSLCSYSCNQSMNLKRHMLRHTGEKPFQCRDCSYTTGHWDNYKRHQKIHGHTAESWVNPRNAKALLAPPAVGTALP, encoded by the exons ACACACTGGTGGGGAAGATCGCTATTCCAGCATACGCCCTGAGCGACGACGACTGCTCCTCTGGCTACCAGCAGCTGAGTGTGGAGAGTGACCCCGAGGAGGGGGGTGAGCCTGGCCCTGCCGCCCTGCCCTGCCGCCAGTGCGGGCTGCAGCtggctgccagcctggggcagagctgcctgcagtgcGCCGGCGCCGAGGGCGGCCGCAGCCAGCGCATCGTCtactcctgccagctctgccccttcGCCTCCCACTACTCCAGCCACCTCAAGCGCCACATGAAGACACACAATGGGGAGAAGCCTTTCGCCTGCCCGCAGTGTGCCTACGCCTCTGCCCAGCTGGTAAACCTGACCCGGCACCTGCGCACGCACACCGGGGAGAAGCCGTACCGCTGCACGTGCTGCAGCTTcgcctgcagcagcctgggcaaCCTCAAACGCCACGAGCGGGTCCACAGCCAGGACAAGCCCTTCCAGTGTGCTGCCTGCGACTACCGCTGCAACCAGAGCCGCAACCTGAAGCGGCACATGCTCAGCCACCGCCTGCCTGAGGGCGAGGGGCCACACCGGCGGGACAAGGACCCAG AGCCATTGCTGCCAGAGCTGAGCCTGCACGTGGGCAGCGGCAGCGGCCCCTTCCTGCCCGGCTGCGCACGGCTGCGGGGCGAGGAGGCAGCTGCGCTGCCCGAGCTGCTCTTCCCCTTCACGTGCCGCATGTGCGGGCTGGTGCTGGACGACGGGTTCGCACAGGACGAGGGCCTGGCCGAGCAGGTCTGCGGGCGCTGCAGCCTGGCGGTGCTGGGCACCGAGCCGGGTGCCAGCCCCCGAAAgggcactggggacaagggctttgcctgcagcctctgcccctTCGTCACCCACTACCCCAACCACTTGGCGCGGCACATGAAGACGCACAGCGGGGAGAAGCCCTTCGCCTGCCCGCTCTGCCCTTACGCCTCCGCCCACCTGGACAACCTGAAGCGGCACCAGCGCGTGCACACAGGCgagaagccctacaagtgcCAGCTCTGCGACTATGCCTGCGGCAACCTGGCCAACCTCAAGCGTCACGGGCGCATCCACTCAGGCGACAAGCCCTTCCAGTGCAGCCTCTGCAGCTACAGTTGCAACCAGAGCATGAACCTGAAGCGGCACATGCTGCGGCATACGGGCGAGAAGCCCTTCCAGTGCCGGGACTGCTCCTACACCACTGGTCACTGGGACAACTACAAGCGCCACCAGAAGATCCACGGCCACACAGCCGAGAGCTGGGTGAACCCGCGCAATGCCAAAGCCCTCCTGGCCCCCCCAGCCGTGGGCACGGCCCTGCCCTGA
- the ZNF513 gene encoding zinc finger protein 513 isoform X3 — protein sequence MPRRKQSHPQPVKADTLVGKIAIPAYALSDDDCSSGYQQLSVESDPEEGGEPGPAALPCRQCGLQLAASLGQSCLQCAGAEGGRSQRIVYSCQLCPFASHYSSHLKRHMKTHNGEKPFACPQCAYASAQLVNLTRHLRTHTGEKPYRCTCCSFACSSLGNLKRHERVHSQDKPFQCAACDYRCNQSRNLKRHMLSHRLPEGEGPHRRDKDPEPLLPELSLHVGSGSGPFLPGCARLRGEEAAALPELLFPFTCRMCGLVLDDGFAQDEGLAEQVCGRCSLAVLGTEPGASPRKGTGDKGFACSLCPFVTHYPNHLARHMKTHSGEKPFACPLCPYASAHLDNLKRHQRVHTGEKPYKCQLCDYACGNLANLKRHGRIHSGDKPFQCSLCSYSCNQSMNLKRHMLRHTGEKPFQCRDCSYTTGHWDNYKRHQKIHGHTAESWVNPRNAKALLAPPAVGTALP from the exons CAGACACACTGGTGGGGAAGATCGCTATTCCAGCATACGCCCTGAGCGACGACGACTGCTCCTCTGGCTACCAGCAGCTGAGTGTGGAGAGTGACCCCGAGGAGGGGGGTGAGCCTGGCCCTGCCGCCCTGCCCTGCCGCCAGTGCGGGCTGCAGCtggctgccagcctggggcagagctgcctgcagtgcGCCGGCGCCGAGGGCGGCCGCAGCCAGCGCATCGTCtactcctgccagctctgccccttcGCCTCCCACTACTCCAGCCACCTCAAGCGCCACATGAAGACACACAATGGGGAGAAGCCTTTCGCCTGCCCGCAGTGTGCCTACGCCTCTGCCCAGCTGGTAAACCTGACCCGGCACCTGCGCACGCACACCGGGGAGAAGCCGTACCGCTGCACGTGCTGCAGCTTcgcctgcagcagcctgggcaaCCTCAAACGCCACGAGCGGGTCCACAGCCAGGACAAGCCCTTCCAGTGTGCTGCCTGCGACTACCGCTGCAACCAGAGCCGCAACCTGAAGCGGCACATGCTCAGCCACCGCCTGCCTGAGGGCGAGGGGCCACACCGGCGGGACAAGGACCCAG AGCCATTGCTGCCAGAGCTGAGCCTGCACGTGGGCAGCGGCAGCGGCCCCTTCCTGCCCGGCTGCGCACGGCTGCGGGGCGAGGAGGCAGCTGCGCTGCCCGAGCTGCTCTTCCCCTTCACGTGCCGCATGTGCGGGCTGGTGCTGGACGACGGGTTCGCACAGGACGAGGGCCTGGCCGAGCAGGTCTGCGGGCGCTGCAGCCTGGCGGTGCTGGGCACCGAGCCGGGTGCCAGCCCCCGAAAgggcactggggacaagggctttgcctgcagcctctgcccctTCGTCACCCACTACCCCAACCACTTGGCGCGGCACATGAAGACGCACAGCGGGGAGAAGCCCTTCGCCTGCCCGCTCTGCCCTTACGCCTCCGCCCACCTGGACAACCTGAAGCGGCACCAGCGCGTGCACACAGGCgagaagccctacaagtgcCAGCTCTGCGACTATGCCTGCGGCAACCTGGCCAACCTCAAGCGTCACGGGCGCATCCACTCAGGCGACAAGCCCTTCCAGTGCAGCCTCTGCAGCTACAGTTGCAACCAGAGCATGAACCTGAAGCGGCACATGCTGCGGCATACGGGCGAGAAGCCCTTCCAGTGCCGGGACTGCTCCTACACCACTGGTCACTGGGACAACTACAAGCGCCACCAGAAGATCCACGGCCACACAGCCGAGAGCTGGGTGAACCCGCGCAATGCCAAAGCCCTCCTGGCCCCCCCAGCCGTGGGCACGGCCCTGCCCTGA